The Sediminicola sp. YIK13 genomic sequence TTTCATGGCGTTCAGATGTGCCTCATCCCCTTTTTGGAACATTTCCATCCCGTGTCTTTTGCTCATTTCCTCTATTTCCTCAAAGGTATTGGCCTTAAATTCTTTGGAACATGCCCCTCCCAGTTGTTTGCAGGTCATTGTTTTCATAATAGATTTTTACCAATTCTTTTCAAGTTATAAATAATCAATCCATTTTATGTACTTCCATCTCAATTTCAATCATAAATTCTGGAAGCGCCAGTTCTTTTACACCAAGCCAAGATCCGGTCGGAAAATTATTGGTATAAATCGTACCTCTGTATGCGCCATGCTCCAACAATAAAGGCATATTAGTGGTGAAAATATTTTCCACGATCACATCATCAAAGGTGCAACCATAATGTGTCAATATTTTTTCCAGATCGGTATAGCAATTTTTCATTTGTTGTTCAAAATCACCCACCGCTGTAGGATTTCCTTCATTATCCATACTTACTGCTCCAGATATTTTGATGTCATTGCCAATTTTTACAGCATGCGAATATCCATAAGCTTTTTCGATTTCGGGGCGTAGGTTGAAGTATTCTGGCTGTTCTATTTTGACCGCTACTTCTTCTTGTACTTCTTTATCAGCTTCTTTACACCCATGAATAGAGATACAAACTAGGCAAAGTGTCATCAACAAGGTTTTTGGATGCAAAATAAGGTTAAATGCTTTCATAATATTGGTAGATTAGCTGGTGCCTACTCTTTCGGTTTTCGGCTTCCCCGTTTGTCTATAGCAGACAAAAGGTTTTAGAACATTGTAAACAGAACCACAAAGCAACCAAGCGAAGTGATTCGCTGATGATTGAAGAACTTCTTAAAAAGAGGGAATATTAATTGATTAAATATAGCGAATATTTTCCAAAAAAATTGACTAAACCGTTCTTTGTGAGCATTTTGGGTTTCATTACGGAATTGAATGCAGATTACATAAATTCCCACCCAGTTGCACAGGGCATAAGACCATTAGACATCTGTTGCTACGGTCTGTTTAATTCAGGTATTTCTGCAGAGCTTCCTCAAATAAAGGATCACTTGGTCTTAATTGGGCGTTGGAGAGGATTTCTCCTTCTGGGGAAATGATCACATATTTGGGAAGGGTCACCAGGATAACAGGAGAGTTTTCAATTATGTGCTTGGAATACGTCAATGAATAGAATGGATTCCCTTCTTTTTGACCCAACCAATAATGGTTTCCTATCCAATTCTTATCTTTTAAAAATCCTTTCCAACCTGTAAAATCTTGATCAACAGAAATAGTAATGAACTCTACATTGTCAGCAGCATGTTTTTCGGCTAATTGTTTAAAAATAGGAGCTTCTTCCAAACATGGGGCACACCATGTGGCCCAGAAATCTATGATGATGTATTTTCCCCTAAAAGATTCTATGGCTACGGTACCATCGTCAATCGACAAAAATGATCCGTTGGGCACGGGTTGTCCTTCCATGACCGATTCCAATTTAATAAATTCATCTTCTTTTGGAGCGTTGTATTTTAACTCTTCCAGGGTCAAAGGCATCATTACCAATGCCTTTACCATTCCGCTTTCATCAAAATACAATTGTTGTTTTACTTTTTTGGCATTTATCAAGGAGCGAAAGTCTTTAGGGCTCACCAATTCTCCTTTTAGATCGTAGATGGGGATAAACTTTACATTGTACGTTATTGTTCCCATCTTTTCCAATTGGGAGGCAGAATAGAGCGTTAAATCAACTATTTTGTTTTTTAACTCAGGGCTGTAACCTTTTGTATCAGAGTTGGTGCACGAAATAAAAAATATACTAGCGACTAATAAAAGTAGTTTGGAGCTTTTCATAATTGTTCCTTTGTCGCAACCTTTTGTTAATGGGTTACCATAAGGGAATATAGAAAATATTATACAAACTAACGGCATGGAATTAATAATACACGCATAAACTTTTAAGAGGCAGGCATTAAACTATGTCCTCAGGACAAAAATTTAAGCGTTATTTACTTTATTGAAGCGAAAAAACCTCATAGGTTCTGGTCCATTCCGTGACCTGTCCAGCTTGAAGCGAAATGCTGTGGAACAGTTCTGGACTTATCACATGCGTCCATCCCCATAGATTAATACTATGGGTTGGAAAATTACCTGT encodes the following:
- a CDS encoding RidA family protein, coding for MKAFNLILHPKTLLMTLCLVCISIHGCKEADKEVQEEVAVKIEQPEYFNLRPEIEKAYGYSHAVKIGNDIKISGAVSMDNEGNPTAVGDFEQQMKNCYTDLEKILTHYGCTFDDVIVENIFTTNMPLLLEHGAYRGTIYTNNFPTGSWLGVKELALPEFMIEIEMEVHKMD
- a CDS encoding TlpA family protein disulfide reductase; protein product: MKSSKLLLLVASIFFISCTNSDTKGYSPELKNKIVDLTLYSASQLEKMGTITYNVKFIPIYDLKGELVSPKDFRSLINAKKVKQQLYFDESGMVKALVMMPLTLEELKYNAPKEDEFIKLESVMEGQPVPNGSFLSIDDGTVAIESFRGKYIIIDFWATWCAPCLEEAPIFKQLAEKHAADNVEFITISVDQDFTGWKGFLKDKNWIGNHYWLGQKEGNPFYSLTYSKHIIENSPVILVTLPKYVIISPEGEILSNAQLRPSDPLFEEALQKYLN